TAATCTTCAGTCAGCCCGGATGTGTGCAGGCGGGTGCGCAGCGATTCGATTTCCTCGAGCAGGTCGGCGACCAGTCCGGCCAATTCTGGGTTGCCTTCGAAATCGCGTTCAACCCTGATGATTCTTTTCACGCGCAAGAGACTGCGGCTATCGAATTGCCAGGCATCCGGATCGGTGCCGGTTAGATCGTCGCGTAGTAACAGACCCCATTGCACGCGTTCAATGATCCATTCGCGGCTGACGTGGCAACTGAATGCCAGTTCATCCAAGCTGAACAAAGCATTTTCCAGTAAAACGGCATCGACTTCCTTCGACATGGCCTAAACTCCGAGATTCTGGCGCGGATTGAACGCGAGTTCGCGCGCCATCGTTTGGTAAAATTCACGTGCTTTTTCCGTCGCGGCGGGCGGCAACACCACTTCCAGCACCAAATACAAATCGCCGGGGGCTGCAGCCGGGATGCCGCGGCCTTTCAGGCGCAATTTACGGCCGGATTGGGAATTTTCCGGCACGCGCACTTCGACTGTACCATCCGGCACCGGTATTTTGACGGTCGCGCCAAGTGCCGCTTCCCACGGCGCGACCGGCAGTGCCGCGTACACATCCTTGTTTTCAATCCGGTAACGGCTGTGCGGGTTAAAGTGCACTTCCAGAAACAAATCACCGGCGGCTGCTCCGGCATGACCCGGGCCGCCCTGTCCAGCCAGCCGGATCACTTGTCCGGCGTATACGCCCTTGGGAATGCGCACGTTCAATGTGTGTTCGGCGAGCACGGTGCGTCCCTGATTGTCGAGCTTCGGCATGCGCAACGTCAGGCTGCGGGTAGCGCCATGATAGCTGTCTTCCAGATCAAGCATGATTTTGGCGTGGTGATCCTCGCCGCGCATGCGATGGTGGGTGTGGCGGGCGCCAGCGCCCATTTTGCCGCCGAATAATTGCGCAAAGAAGTCGCTGAAATCCGCCGCCTGCGCGCCGTCAAATCCGCGTCCGCTGAATTCGAAACCGCTATCCCATCCGGGCGGCGGCTGAAAATCGCTGCCCGGTTGAAATCCGCGCTGCCCAAGCTGATCGTAGGCGGCGCGCTTTTCCGGATCGGAGAGCACGGTATAAGCTTCGTTGACTTCTTGCATTTTCTGCTCGGCGTCTGTTTCCTTGGAAACATCCGGGTGGTACTTGCGCGCCAGGCGGCGGAATGATTTCTTGATTTCTTCCGCCGTCGCATCGCGTGAGACACCTAATGTTTTGTAGTAGTCCTTAAATTCCAAGTGAATCTCCCCTCTCGTTGATCGCGCTATCGGCACTCGCATTATTGCCGCTTTCGGCGCATTAGTGAAGTTTCATCCCTACCGGTGATTCTGCCGGTTTTTCCCGGCTAAGGAAGCTCTGAAAAACTACTGCACTCGGTCATGCTGTGTTGAAATCAGTCTCAAAATGCTCATTTACTACCTGTAAACCGCGCTTTTTTGTCTGATTCTGCCTTGCCTGATCATCGCTCGCTATCATTTTTCAGAGCTTCCCAAAGTGGGTTCGCGGCGGGAATTTATCAAGTGCCGTGAAACGGTTTCAGAACGGCCCGGAGATTTCAAACGTCATGCCGTCCTCAACGCGTCCGGTCTGACCGCGCTGCGAGCTGAAATACAGCCGCGAACCTCCGGGACTGAAAGCCGGGCCGGTGATTTCCGAACGGTCATGACCAACCAGCTGTAAGAGCGGTAAAACCTTTCCGGCGGTCAGAACCACGATCTGCATATCGCCGCCATCCTCAGCCACGAGCAATTCACCCGCGGTATTGCCGGTGATATTGTCCACCCCGGTCAATACCGGTAAGAGGTACGAAGCCGCGTTGTAGAGAATGCTCAGATGCTGCCGATGCGCATCGTACGCCCACACGCGGTTGTCGCCTTTGGTTGAGAAGTAAACGATGCCGTGGTGATACCAGATGCCTTCGCCGCCGTTAAAACGAGTGCTGCTGGCGGCCTGTTTGCGCGTTGGCGTGGTGTTGGCGAGCGGATCGGGCAGGGCATGCCAACGCACTGCGCCAATGCGGCCATCAATGACCTCGGCCACTTCCAGCACACCGTCATCGAGATTGGGATTTCCGGCGGTATCGAATGTTCGCGCGGTGTAGCGATACAAACAGCCATCCGGCTGATCCTCAGTGAGATAAAGCTGTTTGTTCTGCGTATCCACCGCGACTGCTTCATGCCGGAATACCCCGAGCGCGCTTCTGACTTGCGCCGCTTGGCGGCCAAACGGATCGCATTCCCACACCCGGCCGGTATCGATTTCCTCGCATGATAGCCAGGTCTGCCACGGTGTATGCCCGCCCGCGCAATTGCGGTTAGTGTGACTTAGAACCGGATACGCATCGGCAATGTCACCTTGAGAATTGAAGCGCAGCGCGCCTGCGCCGCCCGCCTGTTTATCCAGCTCACTATTGGAAACATAAATCCAGCCGCCATCAGGGGCGGCAAACGTCGCTCCACCATCTGAAGCGGCATGCCAGCGGTAATCGAAAAGCTTCTGACCCGAGCGGGCGGCGATGCGCGATGTAAAGCCCGGCGGTAAGCGCACACCGTTCTGATCCGGCGGCAGTAATTCCGCGCGGGCCGTCAGCCGTGAAACCAGCGATGCAGCTTGGAGGGCGGACGGCAACAAAGCGTTACCGGCGAAAATTCCCAGGCTGCCGAAGCCGTATTGCAGCAATTTGCGCCGCTGTGAGTTAAAAGTATTCATACGCGCAACCTCATGGATAATCCGGACGCTGGATGATGGGGAGATAGTTTACAATGCGTTGCCGATTAATTTCATTAACGAAAGCATTTTCCAATGATTCAGACTCTTAAAATAATTGTATCTCTGCTGATGTTTTTAACCGTGCTGTTTTTTATCAATACCATACTAACGATAACCACCGGTTTACCGGCGTGGCTCAGCACGGCTTTTTCATTCGGCTGTGCAACAATGGCCGCTTGGTTTGCTTGGCAGTTGGTTGCCGGGCAAAAAACCGGGGCGTTGGTTGCCGCGATCGGCGGCGCCTTGATTCTGGGCGGCTTATTTTTTACAGTAGGATTTTTAGGTCCCATGGTATTCGGCAAAGATACCAATCAAGGACCGCTGATCGGAATCTTTATTGCCGCGCCGCTGGGGGTGATCGCGGGAGCGATTGGCGGGTATATGTATGCTAATAATCAGCGTGTGGCCGATTGAGCCAGCGCAAGCCGTTCTTTCAGCACGAAACCGTGCGAGTGATAGCTTTGACTGATAGCCGGCAAAAGACTGTAATGGCTGCCGCGATCCGAACGACCAGGGTGAGTACCGCGCAACGAAGCGATTCGCTCGTGCCGTCAATTAATCAGCGCTTCCCTAGGGTTGTTTACAAAAATGCCGCTACGGATTGTTGTTTGAGGGTACATTATCATCCGTCATCTAATTCCTTGCAGGTTTTCTTTTTCATGGAATTCCTCCTGCT
The nucleotide sequence above comes from Gammaproteobacteria bacterium. Encoded proteins:
- a CDS encoding DUF839 domain-containing protein produces the protein MNTFNSQRRKLLQYGFGSLGIFAGNALLPSALQAASLVSRLTARAELLPPDQNGVRLPPGFTSRIAARSGQKLFDYRWHAASDGGATFAAPDGGWIYVSNSELDKQAGGAGALRFNSQGDIADAYPVLSHTNRNCAGGHTPWQTWLSCEEIDTGRVWECDPFGRQAAQVRSALGVFRHEAVAVDTQNKQLYLTEDQPDGCLYRYTARTFDTAGNPNLDDGVLEVAEVIDGRIGAVRWHALPDPLANTTPTRKQAASSTRFNGGEGIWYHHGIVYFSTKGDNRVWAYDAHRQHLSILYNAASYLLPVLTGVDNITGNTAGELLVAEDGGDMQIVVLTAGKVLPLLQLVGHDRSEITGPAFSPGGSRLYFSSQRGQTGRVEDGMTFEISGPF
- a CDS encoding DnaJ domain-containing protein codes for the protein MEFKDYYKTLGVSRDATAEEIKKSFRRLARKYHPDVSKETDAEQKMQEVNEAYTVLSDPEKRAAYDQLGQRGFQPGSDFQPPPGWDSGFEFSGRGFDGAQAADFSDFFAQLFGGKMGAGARHTHHRMRGEDHHAKIMLDLEDSYHGATRSLTLRMPKLDNQGRTVLAEHTLNVRIPKGVYAGQVIRLAGQGGPGHAGAAAGDLFLEVHFNPHSRYRIENKDVYAALPVAPWEAALGATVKIPVPDGTVEVRVPENSQSGRKLRLKGRGIPAAAPGDLYLVLEVVLPPAATEKAREFYQTMARELAFNPRQNLGV
- a CDS encoding MerR family transcriptional regulator; translated protein: MSKEVDAVLLENALFSLDELAFSCHVSREWIIERVQWGLLLRDDLTGTDPDAWQFDSRSLLRVKRIIRVERDFEGNPELAGLVADLLEEIESLRTRLHTSGLTED
- a CDS encoding multidrug ABC transporter permease; translated protein: MIQTLKIIVSLLMFLTVLFFINTILTITTGLPAWLSTAFSFGCATMAAWFAWQLVAGQKTGALVAAIGGALILGGLFFTVGFLGPMVFGKDTNQGPLIGIFIAAPLGVIAGAIGGYMYANNQRVAD